From Armatimonadota bacterium:
TGGTCCTACAAGGCTCATTTGCCCTGTCAACACGCTGAAAAGTTGTGGGAGTTCGTCGAGGCTCAATCGGCGAAGGTGCCGCCCGATCGGGGTGACTCGCGGGTCGTTCTTCATCTTGAAGATCGGACCATCTTTCTCGTTTTGTTGCACGAGTTCAGCCTTGAGCTTATCGGCATTCAGCACCATGGTGCGGAATTTCCAGAAGGTGAACGGTTCGCCGCAGAGTCCGATTCGGGTGCTCTTGTAGAAAACAGGGCCTCGATCGTGGAGCTTGACGAGAAGCATGACGACGAGGAAAACGGGCGATAGTAACACGATGAGGACGGCTGCCCCGATGATGTCAAAAATCCGCTTGATGTGTGCGTACGGCACATGAACTGCGTCTAAATTGACGCAGTTTTCCAACCGGGTTTGGGTTGTTTGTGCGTCTTCTTTCAGTTCGATCACGGGTTCCTTGATATTGCTCGCGACGTTTCCTTTCAACTTGTGTTACCTCCAGGTTGAATCGACTCGTTGGCTGATCCTCAACTCGGTAGTGAGCAGTCTCGCTACACGATTGGGAGTATACAACAGCCTTTGAGGCGATCCCGGAAGAAGTTAATACAAATTCCGTGCCAAACCAAGATGCTTATTCAACAGTGACACTCTTTGCGAGGTTCCTGGGTTGGTCAATCTCGAGCTCATTTAGCCGCGCGGTGTGATAAGCCAGTAATTGTAACGGCACGACGCTCAAAACAGCGGATAGGAACTCGGATTTAGAGTCTGGAATCTTGATCAACGAATCCGCGACACCGTGGAGTTGAGAATCGGAATCGGTCGAAATTGCGATCACATCCCCGCCGCGGGCTTGAATCTCTTTGATGTTACTCGCGAGTTTGTCGCGCAGGTGCGCTTGTGTTGCTCCGACCACGGCGAAGACACCCTTTTCGATCAGTGCCAGTGGGCCGTGCTTCATTTCTCCTGCCGGGGATTCTTGAGTTGGCACGTAAGCGATCTCCTTCATCTTCAGGGCGCCTTCGAGAGCGACAAGCGCGTCCGCACCTCGCCCAAGGAAGAAGATCAGCTTTGCATCCTTCATTCGCTCGGCGACCTTGATGATCTCGGGTTCTCGTGCGATAGTTTGGTCGATCAGATCGGGGAGTTGCTGCAAGTGGCGTGTAAGTTCTTCAACGCGCACACCGGGAGTTTCTCGGATGCTGGCAACGTGCAGGACCAGCAAGGTGAGTGCAATGACTTGCGCCACATAGGCTTTGGTGCTCGCGACGCTGATTTCGGGGCCAGCTTGGGTGATGATGCTTCGATCGCAGTCGCGGGCGATACTGGACCCTAATACGTTCACGACGCCTAAAGTCCGGATTCTCCGCTCCTTACATAGCTTGAGTGCTGCCAGCGTATCGGCGGTCTCGCCGCTCTGACTGATGAAGACGGCGAGCGATTTGGGGCTGAGCACGGGGTCGCCGTAACGAAATTCTGAACTGTAGTAGACGTCGGCGGGCAGTCGCAGCAAGTTTTCAAACAAGTGCTTTGCCATCAGTCCCGCGTGGAAACTCGTGCCGCAAGCCACCAGGACAACGCGGTCGATTTCGTTCCAAACGTGGTCGTTGAAGATGTTCTCGAGGTGAGCGCGGCCCTTGTCGTCGATTCGGCCTGCGAGACATTGACGGACAACCTGTGCCTGCTCGTGGATCTCCTTGAGCATGAAATGCTCGTAGCCGCCCTTTTCTGCGGCTTCGATGTCCCAATCAATATGGGTGGCTTCTACCGGCATCGGCTTGCCGTCGATGTCCATGATCTTGACTTCTTCTGGAGTGAGGACGGCGATTCGGTCGTCTTCGAGAATCACGACTTCTCTGGTGTATGGCAACAGCGCAGGGATGTCACTCGCAAGCATTGTTTCGCCTGTTCCGATGCCGATCACCAACGGGCTAGCATTTCGGGCGCAAACGATCTTGTTCGGCTCTTTGCGGCTGATCACCACAAGGGCGTATGCGCCATGTAGTCGGCGGACGGCGCGGCGCACGGCTTCTTCCAGAGTGATTCCGTCTTGATACTCGGCTCCGATGACGTGAGCGGCGACTTCGGTGTCGGTATCGCTTTTGAATTCGCTGCCGTCCCTACTCAGGTCGGCCTTGAGTTCTAAATAGTTTTCGATGATTCCGTTGTGAATGATCGCAACTTGCTCGAATTGGTCAAAGTGCGGATGCGCGTTTTCGTCGGTCGGAGCTCCGTGGGTGGCCCAGCGGCTATGAGCAATGGCGAGATGAGCATCGTTAATGCCGTCTGCAAATGCCCCGGTGAGGTTATTGAGCTTCCCCG
This genomic window contains:
- a CDS encoding sugar transferase, with the protein product MENCVNLDAVHVPYAHIKRIFDIIGAAVLIVLLSPVFLVVMLLVKLHDRGPVFYKSTRIGLCGEPFTFWKFRTMVLNADKLKAELVQQNEKDGPIFKMKNDPRVTPIGRHLRRLSLDELPQLFSVLTGQMSLVGPRPPLPHEVLQYRVEDLERLRVKPGITCYWQVMGRSDLSFDEWMELDRRYIQDMSFMLDFKLLLKTPFAVLKSRGSY
- the glmS gene encoding glutamine--fructose-6-phosphate transaminase (isomerizing) → MCGIAGYVGPKQAIEVVFDQLKRLEYRGYDSAGVAFLNGAGIEVIKRAGKLNNLTGAFADGINDAHLAIAHSRWATHGAPTDENAHPHFDQFEQVAIIHNGIIENYLELKADLSRDGSEFKSDTDTEVAAHVIGAEYQDGITLEEAVRRAVRRLHGAYALVVISRKEPNKIVCARNASPLVIGIGTGETMLASDIPALLPYTREVVILEDDRIAVLTPEEVKIMDIDGKPMPVEATHIDWDIEAAEKGGYEHFMLKEIHEQAQVVRQCLAGRIDDKGRAHLENIFNDHVWNEIDRVVLVACGTSFHAGLMAKHLFENLLRLPADVYYSSEFRYGDPVLSPKSLAVFISQSGETADTLAALKLCKERRIRTLGVVNVLGSSIARDCDRSIITQAGPEISVASTKAYVAQVIALTLLVLHVASIRETPGVRVEELTRHLQQLPDLIDQTIAREPEIIKVAERMKDAKLIFFLGRGADALVALEGALKMKEIAYVPTQESPAGEMKHGPLALIEKGVFAVVGATQAHLRDKLASNIKEIQARGGDVIAISTDSDSQLHGVADSLIKIPDSKSEFLSAVLSVVPLQLLAYHTARLNELEIDQPRNLAKSVTVE